From a region of the Azospirillum formosense genome:
- a CDS encoding TIGR01459 family HAD-type hydrolase produces MTDIVQLSGIAPVIDRYDGVILDLWGVLHDGERPYPGVPECLDRLRAAGKVICLLSNAPRRTGGVIAKLDGMGIGRERYHHVMTSGEAAYDALRDRDDPWHAALGRRLYHIGPDRDMDVYEGLDYTLVASPDEADFVVNTGIVDFGEALSVYEPALQACRRRNLPMVCANPDLIVMVGEEMVICAGTLALRYEELGGDVFWHGKPHAPVYDRCLSLMGIEDKRRILAVGDSLRTDVAGANAAGIDVALVTFGIHREELGGAWGDAVDPAKLAAAAAASGHQPTYALPSLRW; encoded by the coding sequence ATGACCGACATCGTCCAGCTTTCCGGCATCGCCCCCGTCATCGACCGTTACGACGGGGTCATCCTCGACCTTTGGGGCGTCCTGCACGACGGCGAGCGGCCCTATCCCGGCGTGCCGGAATGCCTGGACCGGCTGCGCGCGGCCGGCAAGGTGATCTGCCTGCTGTCCAACGCGCCGCGCCGCACCGGCGGCGTCATCGCCAAGCTGGACGGCATGGGCATCGGGCGCGAGCGCTACCACCATGTCATGACCTCGGGCGAGGCCGCCTACGATGCGCTGCGCGACCGCGACGACCCGTGGCACGCCGCTCTGGGCCGGCGCCTCTACCACATCGGCCCGGACCGCGACATGGACGTGTATGAGGGGCTGGACTACACGCTGGTCGCGTCGCCGGACGAGGCTGATTTCGTGGTGAACACCGGCATCGTCGACTTCGGGGAAGCGCTGTCGGTCTACGAACCGGCGCTGCAGGCCTGCCGCCGCCGCAACCTGCCGATGGTCTGCGCCAACCCCGACCTGATCGTGATGGTCGGCGAGGAGATGGTCATCTGCGCCGGCACGCTGGCCCTGCGTTACGAGGAACTGGGCGGCGACGTGTTCTGGCACGGCAAGCCGCACGCCCCGGTCTACGACCGTTGCCTGTCGCTGATGGGGATCGAGGACAAGCGGCGCATCCTGGCGGTGGGCGACAGCCTGCGCACCGACGTGGCCGGGGCCAACGCCGCCGGGATCGACGTGGCGCTGGTCACCTTCGGCATTCATCGGGAAGAACTGGGCGGCGCCTGGGGCGACGCCGTCGATCCGGCCAAGCTGGCCGCCGCCGCCGCGGCGTCCGGCCACCAGCCGACCTACGCCCTCCCCAGCCTGCGCTGGTGA
- the infC gene encoding translation initiation factor IF-3 — MPSEAAPTRDGPRVNREITARSIRLVGADGEMVGVVSLRDALLAAEDAGLDLVEIAPQAEPPVCKILDYGKYKYEAQKKAAEARKKQKIIEVKEIKLRPNIDDNDYDVKMRSARRFLEEGDKVKVTMRFRGREMAHQDLGMNVLVRVRDELDELAKVEQMPKLEGRQMVMVLAPR, encoded by the coding sequence ATACCGTCAGAAGCCGCTCCGACCCGCGATGGACCGCGGGTGAACCGGGAGATCACGGCTCGCTCCATCCGTCTCGTCGGCGCCGATGGCGAGATGGTGGGCGTCGTTTCGCTGCGCGATGCGCTGCTGGCCGCTGAGGATGCGGGTCTCGACCTTGTCGAGATCGCCCCCCAGGCGGAGCCTCCTGTCTGCAAGATCCTCGACTATGGCAAGTACAAGTACGAGGCGCAGAAGAAGGCCGCCGAGGCGCGCAAGAAGCAGAAGATCATCGAGGTGAAGGAGATCAAGCTCCGACCCAACATCGATGACAACGACTACGACGTGAAGATGCGCTCGGCCCGCCGTTTCCTTGAGGAAGGCGACAAGGTCAAGGTGACCATGCGCTTCCGCGGGCGTGAGATGGCGCACCAGGATCTTGGCATGAACGTGCTGGTCCGCGTGCGCGACGAGTTGGACGAACTGGCGAAGGTCGAGCAGATGCCGAAGCTCGAAGGCCGCCAGATGGTCATGGTCCTGGCGCCGAGATAG
- a CDS encoding ribbon-helix-helix domain-containing protein translates to MAGRQGNKEGPVLVCRNVKVSGRRTSLRMEPYIWDSLKEICEREGLTLNDICTQIDQRRGEANLTASIRVFIVSYFRNAIGNRGFSEDGPSSILRKAMDDAIPPFD, encoded by the coding sequence ATGGCGGGCAGACAGGGGAACAAGGAAGGGCCGGTCCTGGTCTGTCGCAATGTCAAGGTTTCCGGCCGACGCACCAGTCTTCGGATGGAGCCCTATATTTGGGACTCCTTGAAGGAGATCTGCGAGCGTGAAGGTCTGACGCTCAACGACATCTGCACCCAGATCGATCAGCGGCGCGGCGAAGCGAATCTGACCGCCTCCATCCGCGTCTTCATCGTCAGCTATTTCCGCAACGCCATCGGAAACCGCGGCTTTTCCGAAGACGGGCCGTCGAGCATCCTGCGCAAGGCCATGGACGACGCCATCCCGCCCTTCGACTGA
- a CDS encoding transglycosylase domain-containing protein, with product MPRPSLFRRAALALTLALPLLSGLSAPPSAQAMELFGDEFRTVDDVLAYNRGHGVRFLDRQGRFIGSIGETYGDTLTLEKMPKHLIQALIAKEDRRYLEHDGIDFQGLARALAVAVTSGRFSQGGSTLTQQTMKLIFLNRYNRWSRKAYELYSASDFEEQLGKKNVLYLYLNRAYFGFGAYGVDAAARVFFGKPAGKLSLKESAMLIGALPAPSRLNPFADLEKAEAKAALVLDAMADAGFITERTAEQTKRQRPMLAAANKAAVLSTGHFRETAKARFDRFAADRYGGDLPGPTFTARTTLDRDLQAAALRSVETTLKRHAKSLGDAEVALVALDGDGAILAMIGGRDAAARRDHFNRALQARRQPGSAFKLFVFLAALERGLTPDSRVDGSRMEFTDGRAIRNFDNRYPSSLTLADAFAYSTNTASARLTRGHAEEVAAAARRLGVESPLEPDLGLALGVSEVSLLEITQAYAAVANGGSKVNGHLFQRIGDPAGRTIYSYTPPSADRVIDPQTAATLKSMLSAVTRDGTGKTARLPAALAKRGAGGKTGTTNDYRDAWFIGFADGVAGRGLTVGVWVGNDGNTPMKGVTGGSVPAEIWRRFMVEAARVKG from the coding sequence ATGCCCCGACCCTCCCTGTTCCGCCGCGCCGCCCTGGCTCTGACGCTCGCGCTGCCGCTGCTGTCCGGCCTGTCCGCGCCGCCCTCCGCCCAGGCGATGGAGCTGTTCGGGGACGAGTTCCGCACCGTCGACGACGTGCTGGCCTACAACCGCGGCCACGGCGTGCGCTTCCTCGACCGGCAGGGCCGCTTCATCGGCTCCATCGGCGAGACGTACGGCGACACGCTGACCCTGGAGAAGATGCCGAAGCACCTGATCCAGGCGCTGATCGCCAAGGAGGACCGGCGTTACCTGGAGCATGACGGCATCGACTTCCAGGGTCTGGCCCGCGCGCTGGCCGTGGCGGTGACCTCCGGCCGCTTCAGCCAGGGCGGCAGCACGCTGACCCAGCAGACGATGAAGCTGATCTTCCTCAACCGCTACAACCGCTGGTCCCGCAAGGCGTACGAGCTGTACAGCGCCAGCGACTTCGAGGAACAGCTCGGCAAGAAGAACGTCCTGTACCTGTACCTCAACCGCGCCTATTTCGGCTTCGGCGCGTACGGGGTGGACGCCGCGGCCCGCGTCTTCTTCGGCAAGCCGGCGGGCAAGCTGTCGCTGAAGGAATCGGCGATGCTCATCGGCGCGCTGCCCGCCCCGTCCCGCCTGAATCCCTTCGCCGACCTGGAGAAGGCGGAGGCCAAGGCCGCGCTGGTGCTCGACGCCATGGCCGACGCCGGCTTCATCACCGAGCGCACGGCGGAGCAGACCAAGCGCCAGCGTCCCATGCTGGCCGCAGCCAACAAGGCGGCGGTGCTGTCCACCGGCCATTTCCGCGAGACGGCCAAGGCCCGCTTCGACCGCTTCGCCGCCGACCGCTACGGCGGCGACCTGCCGGGACCGACCTTCACCGCGCGCACCACGCTCGACCGCGATCTCCAGGCCGCCGCCCTGCGCAGCGTGGAGACCACCCTGAAACGCCACGCCAAGAGCCTGGGCGACGCCGAGGTCGCCCTGGTCGCGCTGGACGGCGACGGGGCGATCCTGGCGATGATCGGCGGGCGCGACGCGGCGGCGCGGCGCGACCATTTCAACCGCGCGCTCCAGGCCCGCCGGCAGCCCGGATCGGCCTTCAAGCTGTTCGTCTTCCTGGCGGCTCTGGAGCGCGGCCTGACCCCGGACTCGCGCGTCGACGGCTCGCGCATGGAGTTCACGGACGGGCGGGCCATCCGCAACTTCGACAACCGCTACCCGTCCTCGCTGACGCTGGCCGACGCCTTCGCCTATTCCACCAACACGGCCTCGGCCCGGCTGACCCGCGGCCATGCCGAGGAGGTCGCCGCCGCCGCCCGCCGTCTCGGCGTCGAGTCGCCGCTGGAGCCGGATCTCGGCCTCGCGCTGGGAGTCAGCGAGGTGTCGTTGCTGGAGATCACCCAGGCCTACGCGGCGGTCGCCAACGGCGGCAGCAAGGTCAACGGCCATCTGTTCCAGCGCATCGGCGACCCCGCCGGGCGCACGATCTACAGCTACACCCCGCCGAGTGCGGACCGGGTGATCGACCCGCAGACCGCCGCCACCCTGAAATCCATGCTGTCCGCGGTCACGCGGGACGGCACCGGCAAGACGGCCCGTTTGCCGGCGGCCCTCGCCAAGCGGGGGGCGGGGGGCAAGACCGGCACCACCAACGATTACCGGGACGCCTGGTTCATCGGCTTCGCCGACGGCGTGGCCGGGCGCGGGCTGACCGTCGGAGTGTGGGTCGGCAACGACGGCAACACGCCGATGAAGGGGGTGACCGGCGGCTCCGTCCCGGCGGAGATCTGGCGCCGTTTCATGGTCGAGGCGGCGCGGGTGAAAGGCTAG